The genomic window TCTTTATATCTGCCCTTACCTTCCTGCTCTATGGAAATACATCCGGACGTCACACATACCGCACGCCAGGCTTGATCTCACAGCAAAATTGCCTCTTTCCGCACACTTAGCTCCATTTCAAAGGCGTCGAAAAGTATGTTCGCGTACGCGGGAAATTCATCCGGCAGCTTTTCAGAAAGCTGCACCGCGCGCAAACCGTGAAAAACAGCGCTGATCAAGATCGCGGCAGCCTCCGCGGGGATATCCCTGCGGATACTGCCGGTCTCCTGTCCCCTGGCGACAAGAGTTTTTACCATCTGCCTGTCGCGTTCCCAAAAATTTGTCATAAGAACCCGCGCCCGATCCTGAACATCCTCCGGCCATTCATAGCGCCTTCGCAGTATCATTTTGTGGATCTTCGCATACCTAGCGTCTTCAAGAGGCCTTTCGATCGCCTTTTTGTAATACCGGCGGATGGCGGCCCCAGGGTCAGCCGCGTTGAATACGACGGCTAAATCCTCATCGCCTTCGCGGTATATGGACTCCAAAAGCTGAAACAGAAGGTCGCTCTTGTTTTTAAAGTGCCAGTAAAAGGCCCCCTTTGAAAAACCCGCGTGCTCCGCAATCTCAACGATGGAGGTATTCGCGTAATTCTTTGCGCTGAATATATCCAGCGCTGAATCAAGAATACGCTTGCGTGTCCTGAAGGCCTCTTCTTTTGTTCTCCTCATCCCTCTCCCTCCCTTCACCGCTCAGATCAAGCCTGCGTATTATATGTACTTAAAAGCATGTAAGTCAATTAAAATTAACTGTAGTTTAAATTTGCAAGACGATTCTATCGATTCCAATTTCGTGGATAACTTTTTACATAGGAGATGGCGGCATGATAACAAAATTACTATCTGTAAGTTTTAATAAAAAATAAAAAATGTCTAATAGTATGTAATTAATGAAAATCCAACCGTTGCTGTACCTCAAACAGCTAAATTCATATTTATGCCGGCCGGCAATTTGACAAGAAATACATTCATTCGCGCGGTGTTACGGGGGGCCGCACACGGCTATTTTCTGGTTAGACGCGTCGCAGCGCCGCTAACAGTATGCACTGTTGGTCAGCTTCATTTATAAAAAGCTGACCGCGCTTGAAATATGGTATCATTATATAAATATGTTTATAAAAATGACGTAACAAGAGTGGAACGGGGAGGAATATTTTTGCGCAGGACAAGAGAGCAGGCGGAGAAAACGCGAAGCCAGGTGCTCGATACTTTCCTTGACATGTTCATAGAAAACGGTTTTTCCAAAACGTCTCTGACGAGTATCGCCCATAGACTCGGCGTGACGAAGGGCGCCATCTACTGGCATTTCAAAAATAAAGAGGACATCTTGCTGCATATTGTGAAACGCCACTGCGGCCTCGTCTTGCAGGATGCGGTGAATTCCCTCGCCGATTCCCAGTCGGACGACACCCTCTACTCATTTTACGAAATGGTACTTAACCGTCCGATCTCAGATGAATGTTATGTCAAACTCTATCGCCTGCTTCGTGAAAATCACAAATGGCCGGAAGAAATAAGGACGGCCATCTTCAAAATGTTTGACGACGTGCTGTACCATGAACGCAGCATCGTGACCGATTACATCTCCAGAGCCCAGGAGAGCGGAATGATGCGCGGGGATATCGAGGCGGAGAAGGTCGCCGTCGTCATTACCTCCATCTTCAACGGACTCGGCATGCTTCAGACAAACAGCAGGCTGCCGGACGAATTCCTCAAATATAACAAATTGCTCTTTGATTCGTTTTCCCGAACGTTGGCATCTTTGAAGTTATAAGGAAGCGCCGTACAAAAAAAATAAAATCGTCTTCCGGCGTTATACGCCGCCCCGTGGCCCGCCGTCCGGGGAAGACGAATAATTAAGAGCGCCTTATGCGCTCATAACGGTGAAATAAGGGTATAATTTCTCCTGGTTCAGCAGATTTTTATCAAGGAGGTGTCTCCGTTCCTATGCCATCGGGAGAACTCGACAACGCGCGTCCGGCGGGACCGCGCCTTTATGACTATATAATCATTCTCGTCACCGTCACGATCTGGGGCGGCAGCTTCGCCTCGACAAAATACGCGCTCGCGCAGGCGGAGCCCTCGCTGATCCTGCTGCTGCGCTTCCTCTTCGGTATCCCCGTGCTCGCCGCCGGCTGTCTCTTTGAAAAGAGCCTGCGGCTGCCAACCAAAGAGGAGGCGGTCATACTGCTCCTCATCGGCTTTCAGGGCATCTTCTTCCACCAGGGGATACAGGCCGTGGCGATGAAGACCGCCGGCGCGGGCAACGCGAACTGGATGATGGTCGCCTCTCCCGCGATCGTTGCGGTGCTCGGGCGAGTCTTCCTCGGGGAAAAAATCTCGCGCGCCGGCGTGCTCGGTCTCATCCTCTCCGCCGCCGGCGTCATGATGGTGCTCGCCTGGGGAACGGTGAAAGAGACCGCCGAAACCGGCTCCTTCGGCACCGTGGGCGACTACATCATCCTGCTCTCCGTGCTCAACTGGGCCGTATTCCTCGTCATCTCGCGTAAATTCCTCAAAGCAAAAATGTCTCCCGCCTTCTCCATCTTCTGGGAGATGATTTTTGCCTTCCTCTACGCGCTCGCCACCAGCTTCATCGTGGGCACCGATTTCTCCCAGATACCCACCTTCACCGTACAGACCTGGCTCTCGATAATCTTCCTCGGCGCGCTCTCCTCGGCCTTCGCCTACCTGCTCTGGTACCAGGCCCTCGCCGTGATGCCCGTCGCGAAACTCATCGTCTTCCAGTTCCTCCAGCCCGTCGCGGGCATGGTCATCTCCTACTTCCTCATCGGCGAACGCTACACCCTCTGGCTCCTGCTCGGCGCGGCGATGATCATGAGCGGCATCTGGCTGGTAAATAAAAAATAGCCGCCG from Cloacibacillus sp. includes these protein-coding regions:
- a CDS encoding TetR family transcriptional regulator, with product MRRTKEEAFRTRKRILDSALDIFSAKNYANTSIVEIAEHAGFSKGAFYWHFKNKSDLLFQLLESIYREGDEDLAVVFNAADPGAAIRRYYKKAIERPLEDARYAKIHKMILRRRYEWPEDVQDRARVLMTNFWERDRQMVKTLVARGQETGSIRRDIPAEAAAILISAVFHGLRAVQLSEKLPDEFPAYANILFDAFEMELSVRKEAILL
- a CDS encoding TetR family transcriptional regulator, translated to MRRTREQAEKTRSQVLDTFLDMFIENGFSKTSLTSIAHRLGVTKGAIYWHFKNKEDILLHIVKRHCGLVLQDAVNSLADSQSDDTLYSFYEMVLNRPISDECYVKLYRLLRENHKWPEEIRTAIFKMFDDVLYHERSIVTDYISRAQESGMMRGDIEAEKVAVVITSIFNGLGMLQTNSRLPDEFLKYNKLLFDSFSRTLASLKL
- a CDS encoding DMT family transporter, with amino-acid sequence MPSGELDNARPAGPRLYDYIIILVTVTIWGGSFASTKYALAQAEPSLILLLRFLFGIPVLAAGCLFEKSLRLPTKEEAVILLLIGFQGIFFHQGIQAVAMKTAGAGNANWMMVASPAIVAVLGRVFLGEKISRAGVLGLILSAAGVMMVLAWGTVKETAETGSFGTVGDYIILLSVLNWAVFLVISRKFLKAKMSPAFSIFWEMIFAFLYALATSFIVGTDFSQIPTFTVQTWLSIIFLGALSSAFAYLLWYQALAVMPVAKLIVFQFLQPVAGMVISYFLIGERYTLWLLLGAAMIMSGIWLVNKK